The Methanosphaera sp. BMS genome contains a region encoding:
- a CDS encoding bacterioferritin: protein MANKEETIKTLQMIVTELSANSFQHRIQSKIFNSQGFTKLGEKYAEHAAEELDFVEQFMDRILDLGGTLVQQQQPEKPVYEDVLEFIKADYQVSVDGINTITELMESGIFDITTYDLMKEYLKDEEEDMYWSEEQIELAEKIGLQNFLFKFL, encoded by the coding sequence ATGGCAAATAAAGAAGAAACTATTAAAACATTACAAATGATCGTAACAGAATTATCCGCAAATTCATTCCAACACAGAATCCAATCAAAAATATTCAACTCACAGGGATTCACAAAACTTGGAGAAAAATATGCAGAACATGCCGCAGAAGAACTAGACTTTGTAGAACAATTCATGGACAGAATATTAGACTTAGGTGGAACACTAGTACAACAACAACAACCTGAAAAACCGGTATATGAAGATGTACTTGAATTTATCAAGGCAGACTATCAGGTATCAGTAGATGGAATAAATACAATAACTGAGCTTATGGAATCAGGCATCTTTGATATAACAACATATGACTTAATGAAAGAATATCTTAAAGATGAAGAAGAAGACATGTATTGGAGTGAAGAACAGATAGAATTAGCCGAAAAAATTGGATTACAAAACTTTTTATTCAAATTCTTATAA
- a CDS encoding MarR family winged helix-turn-helix transcriptional regulator → MDKYNLDERMPFTPLTFYMEYILLRYNNYLKNKLTNFDITQGEITFIYNIFYYKSFSQRELANLLFVSEAYVTKMLKKLEKKGYIVRKIDEKNSSKKIVSLSQKGELLVHQILKLTYEWETLFTQTLSDADKDKFKENLHKITINSMEL, encoded by the coding sequence ATGGATAAATATAATTTGGATGAAAGAATGCCTTTTACTCCATTAACATTTTATATGGAATATATACTCTTACGATACAATAATTACCTAAAAAATAAGTTAACAAATTTTGATATTACTCAGGGTGAAATAACATTCATATATAATATATTTTATTATAAATCATTCTCACAACGCGAATTAGCTAATTTGTTGTTTGTTTCTGAAGCGTATGTGACAAAAATGTTGAAAAAATTAGAGAAAAAGGGATATATTGTGCGAAAAATTGATGAAAAGAATTCATCTAAAAAAATTGTATCCTTAAGCCAAAAGGGGGAATTATTGGTTCATCAAATACTGAAGTTGACTTATGAATGGGAAACATTGTTCACACAAACTTTAAGTGATGCCGATAAGGATAAATTTAAAGAGAATCTGCATAAAATAACTATAAATTCCATGGAGTTATAA
- a CDS encoding glutamine amidotransferase: MCGIAGVIYKDKKTHNVGKSLTSMLESLQHRGPDSAGFAIYGGLNLPKNNYQLNVEVKNEQEILDKLKTTIKETSSIYNEELIKSDQKHNVYRCEIKLKEYSMLKPLIQNLDEIEDIQVINGSHSFEMIKDIGKVKDIAKRYNVPKRKGTHGIGHTRFATESGIDRYHAHPYQSYITPDITVVHNGQITNYWKIRDPLERKGHEFKTLNDTECIVHYIAEKLSHGYKLEETLEEAVKDLDGPFSILVGTPNGIGIAKDKLGLRPGVMAENDDVFAIASEEMSLQDVLDTNQVEQIAPGETRSYTI; encoded by the coding sequence ATGTGTGGAATAGCAGGAGTAATATATAAAGATAAAAAAACACACAACGTTGGAAAATCATTAACATCAATGCTGGAATCCCTACAACACAGAGGACCGGATTCAGCAGGATTTGCCATATATGGCGGATTAAATCTACCAAAAAACAACTACCAATTAAACGTAGAAGTAAAAAACGAACAAGAAATATTAGACAAACTAAAAACAACAATCAAAGAAACAAGTTCAATATATAACGAAGAACTAATCAAATCAGACCAAAAACATAACGTATACCGTTGTGAAATAAAACTCAAAGAATATTCCATGTTAAAGCCATTAATCCAAAACCTGGATGAAATAGAAGACATCCAAGTAATAAACGGATCACACTCCTTTGAAATGATAAAAGACATTGGAAAAGTAAAGGACATAGCCAAAAGATACAACGTACCCAAAAGAAAAGGAACACATGGAATAGGTCATACACGATTTGCAACAGAAAGCGGAATAGACCGATACCATGCACACCCATATCAAAGCTACATAACACCCGACATAACCGTTGTACATAACGGACAAATCACAAACTACTGGAAAATAAGAGACCCACTCGAAAGAAAAGGACATGAATTCAAAACATTAAATGACACAGAATGCATAGTACACTACATAGCAGAAAAACTATCCCACGGATACAAACTGGAAGAAACTCTTGAAGAAGCAGTAAAGGATTTGGACGGTCCATTTTCAATACTTGTAGGAACACCAAATGGAATAGGAATAGCAAAAGACAAACTAGGACTAAGACCGGGAGTAATGGCAGAAAATGATGACGTATTTGCAATAGCATCAGAGGAAATGTCACTGCAGGACGTACTGGATACAAATCAGGTAGAACAAATAGCACCCGGAGAAACCAGGTCATACACCATATAA
- a CDS encoding tributyrin esterase — protein sequence MSKYIIDAEDMDEKELNRSIKEHAVNYDKLIIKNPQSRHNIAAGVTEEVEIEIDGSAGYFVGTMIDGPKIHIKRNAGWFAGDNMTRGELIIEGGVGDGAGQGIYGGTVVIKGDAGSRTGEIMKGGTVIIGGNSGFMTGLLMMGGRLIVLGNVTDDAGESIMRGTIYVLGDVKSLGKNAKMEQSTLEDQKELKTLLTKYGFEITDIDYTNFKKITNESNNHLME from the coding sequence ATGAGTAAATATATAATTGATGCTGAAGATATGGACGAAAAAGAATTGAATCGTTCAATAAAGGAACATGCAGTAAATTATGATAAACTAATAATTAAAAATCCACAATCAAGACATAACATTGCTGCAGGTGTAACCGAAGAAGTGGAAATAGAAATAGATGGATCAGCCGGATATTTTGTTGGAACAATGATAGACGGTCCAAAAATACATATCAAAAGAAACGCCGGATGGTTTGCCGGAGACAACATGACCCGTGGCGAATTAATCATCGAAGGTGGAGTAGGTGATGGAGCAGGCCAAGGAATATATGGAGGAACAGTAGTCATAAAAGGTGATGCAGGTTCACGTACCGGAGAAATCATGAAAGGAGGAACAGTAATAATCGGTGGAAACAGCGGTTTCATGACAGGACTATTAATGATGGGTGGTCGACTGATAGTACTGGGAAACGTAACAGATGATGCCGGTGAATCCATCATGCGTGGAACAATATACGTACTGGGAGATGTAAAAAGCCTTGGAAAAAATGCAAAAATGGAACAATCCACATTAGAGGATCAAAAAGAGTTGAAAACATTACTTACAAAATATGGATTTGAAATAACTGATATAGATTATACAAACTTCAAAAAGATTACAAACGAATCCAATAACCACTTAATGGAGTGA
- a CDS encoding Coenzyme F420 hydrogenase/dehydrogenase, beta subunit C-terminal domain: MSKEKIAMVGTPCGIMAASKIQHYTDSPIYFKIGLFCMENFSYLYFTKLLKELDLTMDDIEKFRIEKGYAFFNLKNGDQVKISLSKAKTVVRKNCNICVELTSETSDISVGSIGSENGWSTVIVRTDKGEKIIKDAIKHKYIKAKELTPSQLKLLERIASNKKKANHENIEEREAKARPVLYQRDKTDENIMEEISESNFDDLRANVINVGACVLCGACEYVCPEELILIKNTKPRKKRKECPPDCHNCFAVCPRTFAPVNLRNDLNKSIGDYKKILTVKSLKHNKGQDGVVVTTILDYLITKGIVNQALIVDKKEDLSWKPYAKLTKDIDEIVKASGTKYSVCPVFKPLKQLKEDVI; encoded by the coding sequence ATGTCAAAAGAAAAAATAGCTATGGTAGGAACACCCTGTGGAATAATGGCTGCCTCAAAAATACAGCATTATACCGACAGTCCAATATACTTTAAAATAGGTTTATTCTGTATGGAAAACTTCTCCTATCTATACTTCACAAAACTGTTGAAAGAATTAGATTTGACTATGGATGATATTGAAAAATTCAGAATAGAAAAAGGTTATGCATTCTTTAACCTGAAAAACGGGGACCAGGTAAAAATTTCATTATCAAAGGCAAAAACCGTTGTAAGAAAAAACTGCAATATCTGTGTAGAGCTGACATCGGAAACATCAGACATATCAGTAGGTTCCATAGGATCAGAAAACGGATGGTCAACTGTAATAGTCAGAACAGATAAGGGAGAAAAAATAATTAAAGATGCTATAAAACACAAATACATTAAGGCCAAGGAATTAACACCATCCCAACTTAAACTATTGGAACGCATAGCATCAAATAAGAAGAAAGCCAATCATGAAAATATAGAAGAACGAGAAGCAAAGGCACGCCCTGTATTATATCAAAGAGACAAGACTGACGAGAATATCATGGAGGAAATATCAGAATCAAACTTTGACGACCTGAGAGCAAACGTGATAAATGTAGGAGCATGTGTACTATGCGGAGCATGCGAATATGTATGTCCGGAAGAATTGATACTCATAAAAAATACAAAGCCACGAAAGAAACGAAAAGAATGTCCTCCTGATTGTCATAACTGCTTTGCAGTATGTCCAAGGACATTTGCACCTGTTAATTTAAGAAATGACCTGAATAAATCAATAGGTGATTATAAGAAAATTCTAACTGTAAAATCATTAAAACACAACAAAGGTCAGGATGGAGTAGTGGTAACTACAATACTTGACTATCTGATAACAAAAGGCATAGTTAATCAAGCCCTGATTGTTGATAAAAAAGAGGACCTGTCATGGAAACCTTATGCTAAACTAACCAAGGATATAGATGAAATAGTTAAAGCTTCAGGAACAAAGTACTCAGTATGTCCAGTATTCAAACCATTAAAACAATTAAAGGAGGATGTGATCTAA
- a CDS encoding glutamate synthase-related protein → MPFDVNRRSEICKRNNNRPGCCWYLCDNPKQSLCKNCYSCYSNCPHGVYEIINDEPQPVHQEKCVGCKICEEMCPNNAIYVTPLPDEHRGIWSNYTMLEIKRKSIEGSYKVRGCGAIRHVPSFDDLTILPAQVSRPPIDKYREPCNSEVVLGDRFAENPIKISTPIMIGAMSFGAISKEAKIALARGSKLAGTITNTGEGGMLPEERHYADKLIAQYASGRFGVSANYLNNADAIEIKIGQGSKAGMGGHLLAEKVTAEVAKIRNIPKGTNALSPARHMDIVGPEDLRLKINQLRDITDWKIPIMVKFTSGRVEQDVKIAAKAGADIIVVDGMQGGTGAGPEVVTEHSGIPTIQAILEADETLREINLREEVSLVAAGGIRSGADVAKAIALGADAAYIGTAALISLGCKVCQGCSKGTCPKGIATQNRLFRRRLDPVRGGEHVANYIKVMTEEAKMLTQQAGNTDIQKLEKEDLVSLTMEASHITGVPLVRKGFR, encoded by the coding sequence ATGCCATTTGACGTTAACCGAAGATCAGAAATATGTAAACGAAACAACAACCGGCCTGGATGTTGTTGGTATTTATGTGACAATCCTAAACAGTCATTATGTAAAAATTGCTATAGCTGTTACAGCAACTGTCCACATGGCGTATATGAGATAATAAATGATGAGCCACAGCCTGTCCACCAGGAAAAATGTGTTGGATGTAAGATATGTGAAGAGATGTGTCCAAACAATGCCATATATGTAACGCCACTGCCGGATGAACATAGAGGAATATGGTCCAATTACACGATGCTTGAAATTAAACGTAAATCCATCGAAGGATCATACAAGGTAAGAGGATGTGGAGCAATAAGGCATGTGCCATCATTTGATGATTTAACCATACTTCCTGCTCAGGTATCAAGGCCTCCAATAGATAAATACAGGGAGCCATGTAACTCAGAGGTTGTATTGGGTGACAGATTTGCCGAAAATCCTATAAAGATATCTACACCTATAATGATAGGAGCTATGTCATTTGGTGCTATCAGTAAGGAAGCAAAAATAGCATTGGCACGGGGTTCCAAGCTTGCCGGTACAATTACTAATACCGGTGAGGGGGGAATGCTTCCTGAGGAAAGACATTATGCAGATAAGCTTATTGCCCAATATGCATCAGGTAGATTTGGAGTATCAGCCAATTACTTGAATAACGCCGATGCAATTGAAATCAAGATTGGTCAAGGTTCAAAAGCTGGTATGGGTGGTCATTTACTGGCTGAAAAGGTCACTGCCGAGGTTGCTAAGATTAGAAACATTCCTAAAGGTACCAATGCATTAAGTCCTGCCAGACATATGGATATTGTTGGTCCGGAGGATTTAAGATTAAAAATCAATCAGCTGCGTGACATTACAGATTGGAAAATACCTATTATGGTTAAATTTACGTCTGGTCGTGTAGAGCAGGACGTTAAAATAGCTGCAAAGGCTGGAGCCGACATTATAGTAGTTGACGGTATGCAGGGTGGAACCGGTGCAGGACCTGAAGTTGTAACCGAACATTCAGGTATTCCTACTATACAGGCTATTCTTGAAGCTGATGAAACCCTTAGAGAAATAAATCTAAGAGAAGAGGTAAGTCTTGTTGCAGCGGGTGGTATTCGTTCAGGAGCTGATGTGGCTAAGGCCATAGCATTAGGTGCGGATGCTGCTTATATTGGAACTGCTGCCTTGATATCACTGGGTTGTAAGGTGTGTCAGGGATGTAGTAAAGGAACATGTCCTAAGGGTATTGCAACACAGAATAGATTATTCAGACGTAGATTGGATCCCGTCAGGGGAGGAGAACATGTTGCAAATTACATTAAAGTAATGACCGAAGAGGCAAAGATGTTAACTCAACAAGCGGGTAATACCGACATACAAAAATTGGAGAAAGAGGACTTGGTTTCATTAACCATGGAAGCATCTCACATTACTGGTGTTCCACTGGTAAGAAAAGGATTCAGATAA
- the glnA gene encoding type I glutamate--ammonia ligase produces the protein MSVQDDKIDSIIKEIDEHGSKFLRLQFSDIHGTPKSMAVSLKKADDAEDVINDGLLFDGSSVPGFTDINNSDLALKPDLDTFSALPWRPEDKGTCRFICDVYNTDGTHFEGDPRGVLKKSLKKAEERGYQFNMGPEPEFFIIEKDENGQYKPADKADYFDVEPLDKGTDIRREIVLGLEKLDFNIEVSHHEVAPGQHEIDFRFADALKTADAVITFKQAIKALVDKLGYHVTFMPKPFFGVNGSGMHCNQSLFKDGKNIFYDPDTETQLSQEAMYFIGGLLEHAPALSAILSPTVNSYKRLVPGYEAPCYIAYGLKNRSTLLRIPASRGIGTRIECRSADPSCNPYLAFAALLEAGLDGMDNKMDPGEPTEFNAFEYTPEELADKGINTLPTSLWEAYHALEEDNIVKNALGEFVYNQFYQIKRQEWDDYRIQVFDYERERYLNI, from the coding sequence ATGTCAGTACAAGATGATAAAATAGATAGTATAATTAAAGAGATAGATGAACATGGTTCAAAATTCTTAAGACTACAATTTTCAGATATTCATGGTACCCCAAAAAGCATGGCAGTATCACTAAAAAAAGCTGATGACGCAGAAGATGTCATAAACGATGGATTGTTATTCGACGGTTCATCAGTACCAGGATTTACAGATATCAACAACAGTGACCTAGCATTAAAACCAGATCTAGATACATTCTCAGCACTACCATGGAGACCGGAAGACAAAGGAACATGCAGATTTATCTGTGATGTCTACAATACGGATGGAACACATTTTGAAGGAGATCCAAGGGGAGTACTTAAAAAATCATTAAAAAAAGCAGAAGAAAGAGGATATCAGTTCAATATGGGTCCAGAACCAGAATTCTTCATCATCGAAAAAGATGAAAATGGACAATACAAACCGGCAGACAAAGCTGACTATTTTGACGTAGAACCACTAGACAAAGGAACAGATATAAGAAGGGAAATCGTACTAGGACTTGAAAAACTGGACTTCAACATAGAGGTAAGCCACCACGAAGTAGCACCAGGTCAACATGAAATAGACTTCAGATTTGCTGACGCATTAAAAACAGCAGATGCAGTAATCACATTCAAACAGGCAATCAAAGCATTGGTAGATAAACTAGGTTATCACGTAACATTCATGCCAAAACCATTCTTCGGTGTAAACGGTAGTGGAATGCACTGTAACCAGAGTCTATTTAAAGACGGTAAAAACATCTTCTATGACCCGGATACAGAAACACAATTATCACAGGAAGCAATGTATTTCATCGGTGGATTACTAGAACATGCACCAGCATTATCAGCTATACTTAGTCCAACAGTAAACTCATATAAAAGATTAGTACCAGGATATGAAGCACCATGCTACATAGCATATGGACTTAAAAACAGATCAACATTACTAAGAATTCCAGCATCACGTGGAATCGGAACAAGAATCGAATGCAGATCTGCAGACCCATCATGTAACCCTTACTTGGCATTTGCTGCATTGCTTGAAGCTGGTCTTGATGGTATGGACAATAAAATGGATCCTGGAGAACCTACAGAATTCAACGCATTCGAATATACTCCAGAAGAACTGGCAGATAAAGGAATAAATACGCTACCTACTAGCTTATGGGAAGCATACCATGCATTGGAAGAGGACAATATAGTTAAAAATGCACTGGGTGAGTTTGTATACAACCAGTTCTATCAAATCAAACGTCAGGAATGGGATGACTATAGAATACAGGTATTTGACTATGAACGTGAAAGATACCTGAACATATAA
- a CDS encoding tocopherol cyclase family protein codes for MNKSDIERDYYMLHGSLAKKGYDWWWHSLTAYNKETKEAKAFFIEYFVCNPALAEDKPTLGQHPENQRLGKKPSYCMIKVGSWGKDAKQIHNFYSMKEFSCPSDKLDIKVGNCSLTEKHMEGSCIVTEQEAKEHPEYMCDAGNMSWNLDIDKQITFNVGYGANKLFRKLNSFEMFWHAEGIKTQYSGTIILDGVEYEVIPEKSYGYADKNWGGDFTSPWLWISSCNITSLISGKKLNNSAFEAGGGRPKAFGIEIPRKLLIGFYYEGKMYEYNFARFWNMVKIDFDFKEGEDIHTWTVKASNKDSFMELTLHCKREGMLLINYEAPTGLKLHNRLWNGGTGYGEIKLYKKNGDLIDHVKIENTGCEYGEYC; via the coding sequence TTGAATAAAAGTGACATAGAACGTGATTATTATATGTTACATGGCTCACTGGCTAAAAAAGGCTATGATTGGTGGTGGCATTCATTAACGGCATATAATAAAGAAACGAAAGAAGCAAAAGCATTCTTTATTGAGTATTTTGTATGTAATCCTGCATTGGCTGAAGATAAACCAACATTAGGTCAACATCCTGAAAATCAAAGATTAGGTAAAAAACCATCATACTGCATGATAAAAGTCGGAAGTTGGGGAAAGGATGCAAAACAGATACACAACTTCTATTCAATGAAAGAATTCTCATGTCCAAGCGATAAACTTGACATAAAAGTAGGAAACTGTAGTCTAACTGAAAAACATATGGAAGGATCATGTATTGTAACAGAACAAGAAGCAAAAGAACATCCTGAGTATATGTGTGATGCGGGTAACATGAGCTGGAACTTGGATATAGATAAACAGATTACATTCAATGTAGGCTATGGAGCAAATAAACTCTTCAGAAAACTAAATTCCTTCGAGATGTTCTGGCATGCAGAAGGAATAAAAACACAATACTCAGGTACAATAATACTTGATGGAGTGGAATATGAAGTAATCCCGGAAAAATCATATGGGTATGCGGATAAAAACTGGGGAGGAGACTTTACCAGCCCGTGGCTATGGATATCCTCATGTAACATTACCAGCCTGATAAGTGGTAAAAAATTGAACAACTCAGCATTTGAAGCCGGTGGAGGACGACCAAAAGCATTTGGAATAGAAATACCAAGAAAGCTTCTAATCGGTTTCTACTATGAGGGAAAAATGTATGAATATAACTTTGCAAGATTCTGGAATATGGTAAAGATAGACTTTGACTTCAAGGAAGGAGAAGATATTCATACCTGGACTGTCAAAGCATCAAACAAGGATTCATTCATGGAATTGACACTACACTGTAAGCGTGAGGGGATGCTGCTTATTAACTATGAAGCACCGACTGGACTAAAATTACATAATCGCCTATGGAATGGTGGAACAGGATATGGTGAAATAAAATTATATAAAAAGAACGGAGATTTAATAGATCACGTTAAAATAGAAAATACCGGATGTGAATATGGAGAATATTGTTAA
- a CDS encoding ABC transporter permease → MNYFKLILKNPFRNKTRSLLAIIGIAIGIATIVALGLITASLEDSTETTLKDGSAEITATKIGSSLSSSSGNLNESYVEELSKIDGVEKTAGMLESNVIDTSKNSDSSRYGFSLYGAKKDDLSIVGISNVNGSIFNEDENELIVGKNLADEENYTIGDKIDVYGNEFKITGIYETGSIFYDSAMYTSLSKLQNLTDNEDKISSISIKIKKDANLTTVNDKIKNEYNDTLNTITTEEMAQTIDDTLDMINSATTAIEALAIIIGGLGVINTMMMTVFERTREIGVLKSVGWTKKRILAMIMGESIVLTIISGIIGSILGVLAVFILFKVNGDNMTLIFNINIFIKAFIVALSVGIIGGLYPAIKASRLSPTEALRYE, encoded by the coding sequence ATGAATTACTTTAAACTAATTCTTAAAAACCCATTTAGAAACAAGACCAGAAGTTTGCTAGCAATAATAGGCATAGCCATAGGGATTGCTACAATAGTAGCGTTAGGGCTTATAACAGCATCCCTTGAGGATTCAACAGAGACGACATTGAAGGATGGCTCAGCCGAAATTACAGCTACAAAGATTGGCAGTTCCCTGTCATCATCCTCAGGTAATCTTAATGAAAGCTATGTGGAAGAACTATCCAAAATTGACGGTGTTGAAAAAACAGCGGGAATGCTGGAAAGCAACGTTATCGACACATCAAAAAATAGTGATTCGAGCCGCTATGGTTTTAGTCTTTATGGGGCAAAAAAAGATGACTTATCCATTGTGGGCATAAGCAATGTAAACGGTAGCATATTTAATGAAGATGAAAACGAACTGATAGTTGGAAAAAACCTGGCCGATGAGGAAAACTATACAATCGGCGATAAGATAGATGTATACGGCAATGAATTTAAAATAACCGGTATCTATGAAACGGGTTCCATATTCTATGACTCAGCGATGTATACCAGCTTAAGTAAATTACAGAACTTAACAGATAATGAAGATAAAATATCAAGCATATCCATCAAAATTAAAAAGGACGCTAATCTAACCACAGTAAACGATAAAATAAAGAATGAATATAACGATACATTAAATACCATCACAACAGAGGAGATGGCTCAAACAATAGATGATACACTTGACATGATTAATTCGGCAACTACCGCGATAGAGGCACTTGCAATAATCATTGGAGGACTGGGTGTTATCAATACCATGATGATGACAGTATTTGAAAGAACACGTGAAATAGGTGTTCTAAAATCAGTGGGCTGGACTAAAAAAAGAATCCTTGCCATGATTATGGGCGAATCAATTGTACTAACCATAATATCTGGTATTATCGGGTCAATATTGGGTGTACTTGCTGTTTTCATATTATTTAAAGTCAATGGAGATAACATGACTTTGATATTTAACATTAACATATTCATCAAGGCATTTATTGTAGCTTTAAGCGTAGGTATTATAGGTGGTTTATATCCTGCAATCAAGGCTTCAAGGTTATCACCTACCGAGGCATTACGATATGAATAG
- a CDS encoding ABC transporter ATP-binding protein has product MSNIVSIRDLKKFYDNGETKALNGINLDIKKGEFVSIIGPSGSGKSTLLNMIGALDYPDSGSIKVDGIDLNSSKENLSKFRSQKIGFIFQLHNLIPNLSVLENVEIPLIGKHLRVNKSNENKAVELLESVGLADKIHQNPTKMSGGQRQRVAIARALVNEPSIIIADEPTGALDTKTSQKIMDLLKKLHKKRNVTLIVVTHDPAVANQADRIITVRDGQIIESDDELVNTTINSNDEIVDNNMDFVDYVTNEDNIGCMIPRKIVVKMDNKKMQLYIKALTSNQIKRARLDEEEGKSTFQESIVHMGSYSLSGKQIPIAVLQSKIPAGVIDQISDKIIKYSLYGQ; this is encoded by the coding sequence ATGTCAAATATTGTAAGTATCAGAGACCTTAAGAAATTCTATGATAACGGTGAAACGAAGGCATTAAACGGAATCAACCTTGACATTAAGAAAGGTGAATTCGTATCCATAATCGGCCCGTCAGGTAGCGGTAAATCAACACTTCTTAATATGATCGGTGCACTTGACTATCCCGACAGCGGCAGCATAAAAGTTGATGGTATTGACTTGAACAGTTCAAAGGAGAATCTATCAAAGTTTAGAAGCCAAAAGATTGGATTCATATTCCAGTTGCATAATCTAATTCCAAATCTCAGTGTACTTGAAAACGTTGAAATACCATTAATCGGAAAACACTTAAGGGTTAATAAATCCAATGAAAATAAGGCCGTGGAATTACTTGAAAGTGTTGGTTTGGCGGATAAGATTCATCAAAATCCTACAAAAATGTCCGGTGGTCAAAGACAGCGTGTAGCAATAGCAAGGGCACTTGTAAATGAACCGTCAATTATCATAGCTGATGAACCAACCGGTGCATTGGATACTAAAACCAGCCAGAAAATAATGGATTTGCTTAAAAAATTACATAAAAAGCGTAACGTAACGCTGATAGTGGTTACTCATGATCCAGCTGTTGCCAATCAGGCCGATAGAATAATAACAGTACGTGACGGTCAAATAATTGAATCCGATGATGAACTTGTCAATACAACCATTAACAGTAATGATGAAATAGTCGATAATAATATGGATTTTGTTGACTATGTGACAAATGAAGATAATATAGGTTGCATGATTCCAAGAAAAATAGTTGTCAAAATGGATAATAAGAAAATGCAGCTATACATCAAGGCTTTAACCAGCAATCAGATTAAAAGGGCAAGGTTGGATGAGGAAGAAGGCAAGTCTACCTTCCAGGAATCCATTGTACATATGGGTTCATATAGCTTAAGTGGAAAACAGATACCAATAGCTGTGCTTCAGAGTAAAATACCTGCCGGCGTGATAGATCAGATTTCTGATAAAATAATCAAATATAGCTTATATGGACAATAA
- a CDS encoding flavodoxin family protein → MKTIVVNASPRKDWNTAKLMKEAQKGAKSVGAETEYVDLYDLNFTGCRSCLICKMKNMERCKCFWKDDLSPLIDKVYEADTLLIGIPIYMGEPASQYKAFIERLIFVALSYDGGNYFEGKINVGLIYTMNAPLEYYESDYKDKFASFEGLFNFLNGEVEIYPSCNTLQVNDYSKYNMGMFNEEDKIKSNENQFPIDMEEVFKMGANLSR, encoded by the coding sequence TTGAAAACGATAGTGGTAAATGCCAGTCCACGTAAAGACTGGAACACGGCAAAACTAATGAAAGAAGCACAAAAAGGTGCCAAGTCTGTAGGAGCCGAAACAGAATATGTTGACTTATATGACTTGAACTTCACCGGTTGTAGAAGCTGTCTTATATGTAAGATGAAGAATATGGAACGCTGTAAATGTTTCTGGAAGGATGATCTTTCACCACTTATAGATAAAGTATATGAAGCCGATACATTACTTATAGGTATTCCTATATATATGGGAGAACCTGCAAGTCAATACAAGGCATTTATTGAAAGATTGATATTTGTGGCACTATCCTATGATGGTGGAAACTACTTTGAAGGAAAAATTAATGTCGGATTGATATATACAATGAACGCTCCACTTGAATATTATGAAAGTGACTATAAGGATAAATTTGCCAGCTTTGAAGGATTGTTTAACTTCTTGAATGGTGAAGTTGAGATATATCCTTCATGCAATACATTGCAGGTTAATGATTACAGCAAGTACAATATGGGAATGTTCAATGAGGAAGATAAGATAAAATCTAATGAGAACCAGTTTCCAATTGACATGGAAGAAGTATTTAAAATGGGTGCTAATCTAAGCAGATAG